In a genomic window of Spirosoma agri:
- a CDS encoding RNA polymerase sigma factor — MTEIRILDICVLLTGILTLYVSGVNIWHAIRTSSSQEQLTAEKKSSIYQYENTSTQEGINLPMASIRTHLSQDERSKEPFTEKWILSKSKLSPSYLAGLVKRAEQGEQMAQKELYEQYSLPMFIVSMKITGNEDVAIDVVKNSFIVAYNTISAFPIQNISFKSWLKQIVVNESKLKIRSQKLKPETKEYSSFFSSMQEKQIQST; from the coding sequence ATGACTGAAATCCGAATACTTGATATTTGCGTTCTATTAACCGGAATATTAACTCTTTATGTGTCTGGAGTAAATATTTGGCATGCAATAAGGACATCTTCTTCTCAAGAACAACTCACAGCAGAAAAAAAGAGTAGTATATATCAGTATGAAAATACATCTACTCAAGAAGGTATCAACTTACCTATGGCTAGCATCAGAACACATCTGAGCCAAGATGAAAGATCGAAAGAGCCATTTACAGAAAAATGGATACTTTCTAAGTCAAAGCTATCCCCAAGTTATCTTGCAGGTCTTGTAAAACGCGCTGAGCAGGGTGAGCAAATGGCACAAAAAGAACTATATGAACAATACTCACTACCTATGTTTATTGTTAGTATGAAAATTACCGGAAATGAAGATGTTGCTATAGATGTCGTTAAAAATTCATTCATTGTTGCGTATAATACCATTAGCGCCTTTCCCATTCAAAATATTTCTTTTAAATCTTGGTTAAAACAGATCGTTGTTAATGAGTCTAAGCTCAAGATTCGCAGTCAAAAACTAAAACCTGAAACTAAAGAATACTCTAGTTTCTTTAGTTCTATGCAGGAAAAACAAATTCAATCAACTTAA
- a CDS encoding helix-turn-helix domain-containing protein encodes MNTPKEIGDYIKQLRKLKGLTQAELAVIIGVKTATYTHFETGRTNMTLATINKIADALGYDLQVAFSLKKPAEK; translated from the coding sequence ATGAATACGCCCAAAGAAATAGGAGATTACATTAAGCAGCTACGAAAATTAAAGGGGCTAACTCAGGCTGAATTGGCCGTGATAATAGGCGTTAAGACAGCGACTTACACGCACTTTGAAACAGGCAGAACAAATATGACCCTTGCCACAATAAACAAGATTGCTGATGCTTTGGGGTATGATCTACAGGTTGCGTTCAGCCTAAAAAAGCCAGCCGAAAAATAA
- a CDS encoding NUMOD3 domain-containing DNA-binding protein has protein sequence MNELITITTGEQGLPVVSARELYESLENKSISCIYCIRSRKYPNRFYVGSATNISKRRSQHLADLSKNRHHSILLQRHANKHGLSDLYFEVIKRCSVIDLIGTEQHYLDQLRPYYNTLLVANSPAGTKRSLTAIKKWRLSMQGYRHSEETIQKIRDSKREISLSTRQKQRLASTGRVMSEGARKKISAAATGRVLSVQTKQKISAANKGKKGKAVLCTTNNTRYTSITEAAQILGLDFRRVSRVCNGSRKRTGGLHFEFIQQ, from the coding sequence ATGAATGAGTTAATTACCATTACAACGGGTGAACAAGGTTTGCCCGTGGTGTCAGCTCGTGAATTGTATGAATCACTTGAGAATAAATCTATAAGCTGTATCTATTGTATTAGGAGCCGAAAGTACCCTAATCGCTTTTACGTAGGTAGTGCTACGAATATTTCTAAAAGAAGAAGTCAGCATTTAGCGGACTTGTCAAAAAATAGACATCACTCAATACTTCTTCAAAGGCACGCAAACAAGCACGGTCTATCAGACCTGTATTTTGAAGTGATAAAGCGTTGTTCAGTAATTGACCTCATCGGTACCGAGCAACATTATTTAGATCAACTGCGACCTTATTATAACACCCTCCTTGTTGCAAATAGCCCTGCCGGAACCAAGAGATCGTTAACTGCAATCAAAAAATGGAGACTGAGTATGCAAGGTTATCGACATTCCGAAGAAACTATTCAGAAGATACGTGACTCTAAACGCGAAATCAGTTTATCCACTAGGCAAAAGCAACGACTTGCTAGTACTGGCAGAGTGATGAGTGAGGGAGCCAGAAAGAAAATCAGTGCAGCAGCAACTGGTCGGGTATTAAGTGTTCAGACTAAACAAAAAATAAGTGCCGCAAACAAAGGCAAAAAAGGGAAAGCGGTTTTATGTACAACAAATAATACTCGATATACCTCAATAACAGAAGCTGCTCAAATTCTAGGCTTAGACTTTAGAAGAGTAAGCCGGGTTTGTAATGGAAGCAGGAAGCGTACGGGTGGCTTGCACTTTGAATTTATTCAACAATAA
- a CDS encoding Rha family transcriptional regulator, which produces MNSQTGENLLSIKNDGDQLRVCSMDFAEGLGIQHKNLLESIRTHQNVIESEFGLIAFETRKTETLSSKGRPESLAYLTEDQALFIGTLSRNSKRVVQFKSILVKSFAEARKEQKAKQATTTPALLSVEQVILQQAHTLLEQGNLIAQLRADVDALQAKGRSKVNPHLKATPELKFPAKPASLTPLRQRISRHINEYCDHYNASQSQAYSYLYKRLYDVYGINVYKLPRASKESILDAIERHAHLDRLYSLITAELTYSEN; this is translated from the coding sequence ATGAATAGTCAAACAGGTGAAAATCTGCTATCAATAAAAAATGATGGCGACCAACTAAGGGTTTGTAGTATGGATTTTGCGGAAGGACTTGGCATTCAGCATAAGAATCTTCTTGAAAGTATTCGCACGCATCAAAATGTAATAGAATCGGAATTTGGGCTAATCGCGTTTGAAACGCGAAAAACCGAAACCTTATCCAGCAAAGGGCGGCCTGAAAGTTTAGCTTATTTAACCGAAGATCAAGCCCTGTTCATCGGTACATTAAGCCGAAATTCTAAGCGAGTAGTTCAATTTAAGTCTATACTAGTCAAATCATTTGCTGAAGCAAGAAAGGAACAAAAGGCAAAGCAAGCCACTACTACCCCTGCTTTGTTGTCCGTCGAACAGGTCATACTCCAACAGGCTCACACCCTGCTTGAACAGGGTAATTTGATTGCCCAACTTCGGGCGGACGTTGACGCCCTGCAAGCCAAAGGGCGGTCAAAAGTTAACCCTCACCTGAAAGCAACGCCGGAACTCAAATTTCCTGCTAAGCCAGCCTCGCTGACTCCCTTGCGCCAGCGTATCAGTCGGCACATTAATGAGTATTGCGACCATTACAACGCCTCCCAGTCTCAGGCGTATAGCTACCTCTACAAGCGGCTGTATGATGTGTACGGTATCAACGTATATAAGCTACCGAGAGCCAGTAAAGAAAGCATATTGGATGCTATAGAGCGCCACGCTCATTTAGACCGCTTGTATTCGCTCATAACGGCTGAACTAACCTATTCGGAAAACTAG
- a CDS encoding helix-turn-helix transcriptional regulator produces MRDLKNLDDAALAVLSIALNGYQEHEKTNTYVSRLFLDIVELLVGSIQDLSIWGIRDLLAKENKRRARTVTVRVVSPTDFEGIGKLGKQELLVLRLIGQGQRSEDIVRLLSISYRTLANHKARIAAKLGLGSARDLLKFAIDNLMIL; encoded by the coding sequence ATGAGAGACTTGAAAAATCTGGACGATGCGGCTTTGGCCGTGTTGTCCATAGCCCTCAATGGCTATCAGGAACACGAAAAAACCAATACGTACGTGTCCCGCTTGTTTTTAGATATTGTTGAGCTACTCGTTGGCTCCATTCAGGATTTGAGCATCTGGGGCATTCGGGATTTGCTGGCAAAAGAAAATAAACGACGGGCCAGAACAGTAACGGTACGGGTGGTGTCACCGACGGACTTTGAGGGTATAGGCAAGCTGGGTAAACAGGAATTGCTTGTGCTTCGGCTCATCGGCCAGGGCCAGCGGAGCGAGGATATAGTTAGACTGCTCAGCATTTCGTACCGCACACTGGCAAACCACAAGGCCCGTATAGCCGCAAAGCTAGGCTTAGGCAGCGCACGCGATTTACTCAAGTTTGCCATTGATAACCTGATGATCTTATGA
- a CDS encoding HNH endonuclease, translated as MNKDKGLSTTALVRYIRRLDEYEQWKRTVFIRDRFTCQVCGKRNGRKIIIEAHHLKDISKLVREYNITSVDEALQCAELWAISNGQTLCRTCHEQTDSFPKNFIKPVEKKGVKK; from the coding sequence ATGAACAAAGATAAAGGGTTATCCACTACGGCACTTGTTCGGTACATCCGTCGGCTGGATGAGTATGAACAATGGAAACGTACGGTGTTTATCCGGGACCGGTTTACGTGTCAAGTGTGCGGCAAGCGCAATGGGCGAAAGATCATCATCGAAGCGCATCACCTCAAAGATATATCCAAGCTGGTAAGGGAATATAATATTACCAGTGTTGATGAAGCGTTACAGTGCGCTGAATTATGGGCGATTTCTAACGGTCAAACCTTGTGCCGTACCTGCCATGAACAAACGGATAGCTTTCCTAAGAACTTTATTAAACCAGTTGAAAAGAAAGGAGTAAAAAAATGA